The Leopardus geoffroyi isolate Oge1 chromosome C3, O.geoffroyi_Oge1_pat1.0, whole genome shotgun sequence genomic interval GTCCCCCCTGGTCTCCTGTCCCCCCTGGTCTCCTGTCTCCCCGGTCTCCTGTCACCCCCGtctcctgtccctccctggtCTCCTGTCCCCCCTGTCTCCTGTCCCCCCAGTCTCCTGTCCCCCCTGGTCTCCTGTCTCCCCGGTCTCCTGTCACCCCCGTCTCCTGTTCCCCCCCGGTCTCCTGTCCCTCCTGGTCTCCTGTCCCCCTCAGTATCCTGCTCCCCCCTGGTCTCCTGTCCCTCCCCGGTCTCCTGTCCCCCTGGTCTCCTGCCCCCCTGTCTCCTGTCCCCCCAGTCTCCTGTCTCCCCCGGTCTCCTGTCCACCCCCGGTCTCCTGTCCCCCCCGGTCTCCTGTCCACCCCCGGTTTCCTGTTCTCCCTTGGTCTCCTGTCCCCCCTGAACCAAACACCCAGGATAGCAGTGTGGCCCTGACACCCACCCTCCGGCTTTTACAGAAACTAGAGATCCTCTGAGGTCGGTGAAGCCACAGCACCTGCCCTGCGGGGTCCAGCATCCTGACCTTTCGGGTTCCCCTCGGTCCTGGCCCCTGCCTGTTCTGCACCTGCACCTGCACCTACCACGGTGAAGGCCGCCAGCCCCTCTCAACCCTGAACTTACTAACAGGAAGACAGGATTTTGCAAACAGTCTCACTGCTTGAGAGCTCGGAGCAGAGGCGTCACTGCGGGGAGCCCTCAAGGAGCCCTCGGGGGTCACACGGGGCACCTAGCAGGTGGCCTCAGCCGGGAGTCTTGCACCCCAGGGATGTTTGGCAGCGTCCGGAGACCTCCTGGGGTGTCCCCGGGGTGGGGCACCACTCGCAtccagggcagggggaggccagggATGCAGCCGACACCCTACATGCACAGGACGGGGCCCTCGCACAGAGTCGCCCCAAATACCAGCAGTGCCCAGGCGAGAAACCCTGGTTTGGATACGTTCCGTGACGCCACGGGGCCCACCAAGCTGACCCAGGCGAGCTCCGACTCGCCACTCCTGCTCTGGGCATCGGGGCCATCCGCGCCCGGACGCCTGCCCTCATCTGAGGATCGGGGAGCCTCCCTGGGAATATTTAAATGCATAACGTAAACTAAGCCGGTGAATTGTGTGGGAGCACAATCATCGAAACATTTTTAGAACTAACGTATAACAGCTGCGTGTTTCTCTGGGTCAGCAGTTAAATAACGAGGCATAAGGGCAGGTGTCTTCGCGACCATAACGCGAAGCGGCGGAGGGCTGCGTGAACAATATTCTGAGATTTCTGTAAACGCTGTAACATGATGTGAGAATCTCTGTATTTCTTCGGTGACACGGCCACAGGCTCGGCTATAACGTGGCTCGAGGCCCAGGCGGTGAGTGGGGAGGCACCAGATTCGGTGAGAGGTTAGAAAGAATGGGGCGGAGCCCACGATGCTGCCCTCCGACTGGGATTAAAGCCCGAGACAGGTGTGAGCTCGAGATCCGGAGAGGATCCCAGGGGGTCTTGTGAGCCCCAGAGAAGCCCTGTGGTCAAGTGAAGAAAGCAGGGGGTTTGAAACAAGAAAACCTGAACTTATATCCCGGCgccgggcggcggggggcgggggggggtgcacTCAGAGAGTTGGGGGGCTGGCGCTGCCGGGCCAAGGCCACAGATGCAGCGCCGGGGGCGTCCCCGCGTGTGGGGCGCCGAGGCCGAGCCCCGCCATCTGGGTGGGAATGAGGACACCCAGGTTCTGTCCCTCCTCGGCCACTTACCCCCAGGAGGCCTGCACCCAGCTGCTCCCCTCTGGGTCCTCGGGTGGGTCCAGATCAGAAGGACTGCCTCTTGCCCAGCGTCCCTTTGTCCTACTTCCAACCCTGTCGGGAGCTCCTTCTAAGatgcaaacaaaacaaccccctccccccccccgcaagaAGTCCCATCTCCCGGGACAAAGGCCATCCTCTGGGGACTCGTGGGTCCTTGCCAGCCCCTCGATGACACGGACCCCTGGGCTCCTGCCTCAGGAAGGAATGCCCTCAGCGCAGCACCCCATGTCCTCTGGTTGGGAGGCATCGGGAGCCTTGCACCCCAGAACCCTTCCTGGaccagcccctcctgccccttggCTGACCCCGTCCTCTTAGCCCCCCTCACGGACGTCCCCATCTTCAGGCCAGCGCCCGTCCTGCTGCACGAGGGGGACCCGGGGCCCAGCCTCCCGGCTGTGGGCTCTCGTGCCCCCCGGGCTCCCCCCGATGCCCCAGATCCAAGCCAAATCCCCCGGTGGGGAGCACCTGCCTGTTGGGGACACAGACGATTTTAAATGGCATGTGGACGGCCGTCTCCAGATGTTTAGGGCTTCGTGCAGCCTTCCACGTGTATAATAAAAACGCGTTCTCCGCAGTTCCTATAAAAGAGCCATTTGCTGCccgcagggggaggaggggccggcACAGTGAGCTGACGTCCTGACCCCGCCAGCCCTCAGTCCGAGCCCAAAGCCCAGGAAGACGTGGGGTCACAGGGACGctgccccaggcagggctgctcGTCAGGTGCGGGCCGGtcggaacccccccccccccccagaatccGCATTACAGGGGCTGAGCCTCCGTCTGGCTCTGGGCCCCGGGGAGGCCCCGGAACACAGTCCAACAGGCTCCGCCCCCCGGGccggcagggtgggggaggggggtggggggagccagcGCTGGAAGCCAGTGGGGCCGGACGGGTGCCCAGCAGAGACACCCCCAGGCGTCCGGGTCAGACAAGTGTTGGCGTCCTCCAAGGAGCGGAAGCTCCTGGCCGGTGGCAGGAACGCCTCCCcacatccctccccccccacccccccacccctccccccccaacccccgcctccGGTTCCCAGCCTCACACCCTCCGGGGCTCGGGCACCCGTGGATCGGGACATGGCCCGTCTCCTCCACACTCCAACGGGGCCCTCCCCGCCAGACCCagctctggcccctcccctcacccagcAGCTCCCAGACCCTCGTGTCTTGGGCCCTTGAACCCCCTCCTGGGCCCGAGGGCATCGCtcgtgcccctccccctccaccggGCTGACTCCcgtctatatttttattttttatttttttcaacgtttatttatttttgggacagagagagacagagcatgaacgggggaggggcagagagagagggagacacagaatcggaaacaggctccaggctctgagccatcagcccagagcctgactcggggcttgaactcacggaccgcgagatcgtgacctggctgaagtcggatgcttaaccgactgcgccacccaggcgccccatgactccCATCTTTAAACGTCACCAGAGGTCTTCCTGTCCTCTGTGgctgagccccctcccctgcagagACCTCTCCCAGCTCCGCGCCCTCCCGGCCCCGCGCTCCGGACCCTGGACTGGCAGTTCTGCGTCCGTCCCAGCTGTGCCCTGGTGCCAGCCCTGGGTCTCCCACCTGGCAACGGTGGACGCTGTCTGAGCACCTGCTTCTGGGAACTGCTGCTTGTGGCCCGCGTCCGTCTGCACCGCCGCAGACAGTGTTTGGGGACCGACTCTGGTTTCTGTCAGCAAGTCAGACATGCCCAAGGTCAGCCTGTCCCCCCCAGAAGGGGCCGTGTCCCCACCCCGGAGTGGGAAGCCTGCACGCTGTGATCCAAGGACCGCAGCGCCCGCGTGACTCGGACCCAAACAGCTGAGCGTCTCCGGTCGTCCCCTGACAGACAGCGGGTGTCGGGTCGGGGGCACCTGGCAGGCCCCCTCCTCACCGGCTTTCTCAGGAGCTCGAAGGGTGGCGTTCCCGCTCCCAGGGCCTGGTAGACCCCAGGCAGAGATGGAAGACGTGCTCTCTCCCGGGAAGTCCTCTGACGCTGCCCGTGGCATCCTTCGCGTTCGTCCGCGTGGCAGCGAGTGGCAGAAATCCCTCTGTAAGCCACGTAATCCCCTGTCGCCTGTTTGCACCACACTGTGTTTATCCGTCAACGGATGCGGCTGCTGTGACAGGTGCTGctgtgggggcggtggggggggcaggCATCACCCCCGAGGGGACGCCCGAGGTGGACTGGGTGGTGGGGGTGCGGGCATCGCCCCCGAGGCGGGACTGGGCAGGGTGTGGGCAGTGCCCCCGAGGGGACGCCCGAAGGGCCACGAATGCCCTGAAGCCTCATGGGTCATGCCGGCCCGTCATCTGCCCCCTGTTGTGTCTGGTGCTTTCTGGCCGCACAGCGACTGACCCGGGCTCACAGATGCCAGCTCGCGAGTGCCAGCCCGGCACTGGCTCTCCGTTTGCCGTCCCTGCCAGCCTGTGCACAGCACGTGCCTCCTTGGCCCAAAACAAGGCTTGTTTGCCAGCGGTCGGTGCGGGCAGGTGACGCCAGGACGCGGGAATGGCGGCTTGGGAAGAACGAAGCAGAAGAGAGACTGAGCAGAGGTGACACGTGGGTTTGTTCTGGAGATGTCACCGCTGGAGCGCCGGGAGCTCAGTCCCACTGCCTGggagtccccacccccacccccccacccccgtgttgGCCTCTGTCGCCGCGGGTCCAGCGTGGCCCCAGGGCTGATGCCCTCGCTCTTGGAGGTCGTGTGAGCACCTGGCAGTTCCTACCGGAGACGGGGGACGACGCGGCGAGGCAGGTGCCGACGGTACCGGCCTCAGCAGCGGCCGGAGGAGCAGGCGGATCCCAGGAGTGGAGGCTGACGCAGGGTCAGCTgtgtgcccaaggtcaccccgCTGGTCTACAGCAAGCAGGGCTCAGAGCCCCAGtgcagacccccccacccccgatgcACACCCGCTCAGAGCACACAGAGCACGCGCCACAGAAGCCCCCGGCCAGGTAGGCCAAGACATCTGGGCTCTGGCATCAGACCGACACGCTGAGTTCAGGTCGTGGCCCTGCCCTCACCACAGTGTGACCTTCCGCGGGCCACATACACACATTTGGGAAGCGGTCCGGCCGCTGTCAAGAGGAAGACAGGACGTCCACATAGTGGGGGCTCCTCAGCCCTGAAAAGGAAGGAACTACTCCTACACCATCATTCATTCCACATGCACGAATCTTGAAAACGTGCTCGGGGGAAGGAGCCTTAAATGCACGACTCCGCTTAGAAGTTCCGGGACGGACAAAACTAACCTTCGGTGGAGAAGCCGGACAGGGGTtcctccgggggtgggggtggtaggtTCGACCGAGGACGGGCAGCAGGAACGTTCCGGGCTGGTGGCAACGTCCTCCCGCTTCACGGGGTTTGGCTTACACCGctgttttccttttgcaaaacTCGATTTCATTGTAAGTACAtttacctcaaaagaaaaatctgcaaaACCCCCCCTCACCTCTAGTTACTGACTGGGTGTTGAATCGCGGGGATGTGCTGACGCTCACAGTGTTCAAACCCCCGTCCTGGTGGGGCCCCTGGAGAGCAGCCCTCTCCTcgccgcccccccacccgccctcGCCACCTCAGCTCTGTCGCCACTTTATCGGAGTCTGTTCATCAGACCTTGTCCCCAAGCGTCCTCTTCCAGGCGTCCCCAGAGTTGAGGGAACCATCGGGACCAGAGCCCCTCTGCCTT includes:
- the LOC123586593 gene encoding uncharacterized protein LOC123586593, with translation MTHEASGHSWPFGRPLGGTAHTLPSPASGAMPAPPPPMWCKQATGDYVAYRGISATRCHADEREGCHGQRQRTSRERARLPSLPGVYQALGAGTPPFELLRKPKPESVPKHCLRRCRRTRATSSSSQKQVLRQRPPLPGTAENAFLLYTWKAARSPKHLETAVHMPFKIVCVPNREAPRSSDEGRRPGADGPDAQSRSGESELAWVSLVGPVASRNVSKPGFLAWALLVFGATLCEGPVLCM